Proteins encoded in a region of the Candidatus Poribacteria bacterium genome:
- the nadB gene encoding L-aspartate oxidase, with protein sequence MENSTSAMNPKGHPNWDTDVLIIGSGAAGLRAALAASEHANVTLITKTTLTESNTHYAQGGIAVAMNLDDTIALHIKDTCDAGAGLCDVEAVEMMVSEGIPRVAELLDWGANFDWEGTLPRFTQEAAHSRRRIVHKGDATGRETTDVLIQRVLNTERIHVLQNTFAIDLLTDADVAKERGEPVTCYGVTAIVEEEVVCIRAKATILATGGLGRVYPCTSNPKVATGDGFAAAWRAGCEMVDMEFVQFHPTTLYLDGAPNFLISEAVRGEGGRLINIRGERFMEKYHEKGELAPRDVVSRANQKEMELTAFPCVYLDITDKPAEFIHERFPTISDTTKRYGLDISIDLIPVRPGAHFMMGGIRTNTDTETNLKGLYACGEVACTGVHGANRLASNSLLECLVYGTRAGTNAATFANSHQPSVISRQLQDAAGAATRDSLTDNRKLKTDNYSIEAVKDVIQETLWENVSIERNGEGLRQTLAELEDLAVHLEEVRAAPEMTAIRVIETVNMLDVALMITQSALMRTESRGAHYRADCPTQDDTNWHHRILMTHDNSPEVIPL encoded by the coding sequence ATGGAAAATTCAACATCTGCGATGAATCCAAAAGGGCATCCAAATTGGGACACGGATGTTCTCATCATCGGTAGCGGTGCTGCAGGGTTACGTGCTGCTCTTGCTGCGAGTGAGCATGCGAATGTGACGTTAATCACCAAAACTACGCTGACAGAGAGCAACACACACTACGCCCAAGGCGGTATCGCAGTTGCCATGAATCTTGATGACACGATCGCCTTGCACATAAAGGACACCTGCGATGCAGGTGCTGGACTCTGTGATGTTGAAGCTGTTGAGATGATGGTATCTGAAGGCATTCCACGCGTCGCCGAACTTTTAGATTGGGGTGCAAACTTTGATTGGGAAGGTACGCTCCCGCGCTTCACGCAAGAAGCCGCGCACAGTCGTCGCCGTATCGTCCACAAAGGGGACGCAACCGGACGCGAAACAACGGATGTTCTCATTCAGCGTGTCCTTAACACTGAACGCATTCATGTCCTGCAAAACACATTTGCTATTGACCTTTTAACGGATGCAGACGTTGCAAAGGAGCGTGGAGAACCTGTTACATGCTACGGTGTTACTGCAATTGTAGAAGAAGAAGTCGTTTGTATTCGTGCGAAAGCCACAATACTCGCGACTGGTGGTCTCGGACGTGTCTATCCCTGTACCTCTAACCCAAAAGTGGCAACAGGCGATGGATTCGCTGCAGCATGGCGCGCTGGATGCGAAATGGTTGATATGGAATTCGTTCAGTTCCATCCAACGACGCTCTACTTAGATGGTGCCCCCAACTTCTTAATCTCTGAAGCGGTCCGTGGTGAAGGTGGCCGACTCATTAACATTCGTGGTGAACGCTTTATGGAGAAATATCACGAAAAAGGCGAACTCGCACCACGTGATGTCGTTAGCCGTGCCAACCAGAAAGAGATGGAGTTGACTGCATTCCCATGCGTCTACCTTGACATCACCGACAAACCTGCCGAGTTTATCCACGAGCGATTTCCAACCATCTCTGATACTACCAAACGCTACGGATTAGATATAAGCATTGACTTAATTCCCGTCCGTCCCGGTGCTCACTTTATGATGGGTGGCATCCGCACGAATACCGATACAGAAACGAACCTTAAAGGGCTTTACGCGTGTGGTGAAGTGGCATGCACTGGCGTGCACGGGGCAAACCGTTTGGCGAGCAACTCTCTGCTGGAATGCCTCGTTTATGGGACCCGCGCTGGTACAAACGCAGCAACTTTTGCAAATAGTCATCAGCCATCAGTTATCAGTCGTCAGTTACAAGACGCGGCTGGAGCTGCCACGAGAGATTCTTTAACTGATAACCGAAAACTGAAAACCGATAACTATTCTATAGAAGCGGTAAAGGATGTGATCCAGGAAACGCTCTGGGAAAATGTGAGTATTGAACGAAACGGCGAAGGTTTAAGACAAACCCTCGCCGAATTGGAAGATTTAGCGGTGCATTTAGAAGAGGTGCGAGCAGCACCAGAAATGACAGCTATCCGGGTGATCGAAACGGTTAATATGCTTGATGTTGCTTTGATGATAACACAATCTGCCCTTATGCGGACTGAAAGTCGCGGTGCACACTACCGTGCTGACTGTCCGACACAAGACGATACGAATTGGCACCACCGTATCCTTATGACACACGATAACTCACCAGAAGTAATCCCCTTATAG
- a CDS encoding PaaI family thioesterase, with product MAIENNDNCFVCGMKNPFGFQVKPEIIDGGASVRIECTPNEHLQGWANILHGGILSTLLDEAITYVGIGTFDQPAVTAQLEVRFRKPSPTGVKLHVCAQRIKVSKRLVEAKAEVTLSDGTLIATGTGKVVPVGESFAPHSPTP from the coding sequence ATGGCGATTGAAAACAATGACAACTGCTTTGTTTGCGGCATGAAAAATCCGTTCGGCTTTCAGGTGAAACCTGAAATTATAGATGGCGGGGCATCTGTTCGCATTGAATGTACGCCCAATGAACATTTACAAGGTTGGGCAAATATTCTACACGGCGGCATCCTCAGCACGCTATTAGATGAAGCGATTACTTATGTCGGAATAGGCACCTTTGATCAACCCGCGGTAACAGCACAACTTGAAGTCCGTTTTCGCAAACCATCACCAACCGGTGTGAAACTCCATGTATGTGCACAGCGTATTAAGGTTTCCAAAAGGTTAGTCGAGGCGAAAGCAGAGGTGACACTCAGTGATGGTACCCTCATTGCTACGGGTACTGGTAAGGTCGTACCGGTTGGTGAGAGTTTCGCACCTCACTCACCAACGCCATAA
- a CDS encoding ABC transporter ATP-binding protein, producing MSVGQITLTSVTKRFGDTVAVDDVSLQIEGGEFFSLLGPSGCGKTTTLRIIGGFVYPTTGEVYINDELMAETPPYRRPVNTVFQNYALFPHKTVAQNIAFGLQMKRASKSEISDAVERSLDLIQLPGYADRKPSELSGGERQRVALARALINEPTILLLDEPLSALDLKLRKQMQSELKALQRKVGITFVYVTHDQGEALALSDRIAVMNGGKILQVGTPAEIYDSPQSRFVADFIGTSNFLEGTLISENAVALTIEPPSKIVCAPTSDIPLNTPVTVAIRPERIDLTTTPTTDAVNLLQGTIQDESYLGTTLQYTVQTDYPTPLIAQQQNTGMRDTHHFQRGDKVYLQWAPENAIVLKTEED from the coding sequence ATGTCTGTAGGACAGATTACGCTTACATCTGTAACAAAACGGTTCGGCGATACGGTCGCCGTTGATGATGTATCGTTACAGATAGAGGGCGGCGAGTTTTTTTCACTGCTCGGACCGAGTGGATGCGGCAAAACGACAACGCTTCGTATTATCGGTGGATTTGTGTACCCTACCACTGGAGAGGTTTACATCAACGATGAATTGATGGCAGAAACACCGCCTTATCGTCGTCCAGTCAACACCGTCTTCCAAAATTACGCCCTGTTCCCGCACAAAACCGTCGCACAGAATATTGCATTCGGACTACAAATGAAAAGGGCATCGAAATCAGAAATTTCAGATGCCGTTGAACGTTCATTAGATTTAATTCAGTTACCAGGGTACGCGGATAGGAAACCGAGCGAACTCTCCGGTGGCGAGAGACAGCGCGTGGCACTCGCGCGTGCATTAATCAATGAACCCACCATCCTGCTGTTAGATGAACCGCTCTCAGCACTCGATCTAAAACTCCGAAAACAGATGCAATCGGAACTAAAGGCATTGCAACGTAAAGTCGGTATTACGTTCGTTTATGTCACGCATGATCAAGGTGAAGCGTTGGCACTCTCTGATCGCATAGCGGTAATGAATGGCGGGAAAATCCTTCAGGTCGGAACACCCGCTGAAATCTACGACTCACCGCAGAGTCGTTTCGTCGCGGACTTTATCGGCACCTCCAATTTCCTTGAAGGAACACTTATCAGCGAAAACGCGGTTGCCCTGACAATAGAACCACCGTCTAAAATTGTCTGCGCACCGACCAGCGATATTCCCTTGAACACACCTGTCACCGTTGCGATTCGCCCAGAACGTATTGACTTAACAACAACTCCGACCACTGATGCCGTGAATCTCTTACAAGGCACGATTCAGGACGAAAGTTACCTCGGCACGACGCTTCAATATACGGTGCAGACCGATTACCCAACGCCACTTATCGCTCAGCAACAGAATACAGGTATGAGAGACACACATCACTTCCAACGCGGTGATAAGGTCTATCTGCAATGGGCACCTGAAAATGCGATTGTCCTGAAAACTGAAGAAGACTAA
- a CDS encoding MvaI/BcnI family restriction endonuclease, producing the protein MDIAQLKDKLSEIKQMGFVVSLRRSNTGIGYTLETLLGLEENNLKTPDFGDVELKSQRNGVSNRVTMFTFNRGTWKMKQKSLIEKYGYIDTNDRSSLYCTVNSKPNNQGLYVKVEQEAVRLYHVDGSLGAEWAGENLINSFMKKMPALVIVYADTRINSEEKEEFWFNEAFYLTQPNEDNLLDLIKQDIIVVDVRMHLKESGSVRNHGTAFRIDERFWNLCFGNREKLI; encoded by the coding sequence ATGGACATAGCCCAGTTAAAAGACAAACTGTCTGAGATTAAACAGATGGGCTTTGTCGTTTCATTGCGGAGAAGTAATACTGGCATAGGCTACACGCTGGAGACTTTACTTGGATTGGAGGAAAACAATCTTAAGACCCCTGATTTTGGGGATGTCGAACTGAAATCCCAGAGAAATGGAGTTAGCAATCGGGTAACTATGTTCACTTTCAACCGTGGGACTTGGAAGATGAAACAGAAGTCCTTGATTGAGAAATACGGTTATATAGATACAAACGACCGTTCGTCCTTATACTGCACCGTCAATAGCAAACCGAACAATCAGGGACTTTACGTGAAAGTTGAGCAGGAAGCAGTCAGGCTCTATCACGTAGATGGGTCCCTCGGTGCTGAATGGGCAGGTGAAAACTTAATTAATAGTTTCATGAAGAAGATGCCTGCCCTGGTTATTGTTTATGCAGATACCCGTATCAATTCAGAAGAAAAGGAAGAGTTTTGGTTTAATGAGGCATTCTACCTAACACAACCAAATGAAGATAATTTACTGGATTTAATTAAACAGGATATTATTGTCGTTGATGTGAGAATGCACCTAAAAGAAAGTGGATCAGTTAGAAATCACGGCACCGCTTTTAGAATTGACGAAAGATTCTGGAATCTATGCTTTGGTAATCGGGAAAAACTGATATGA
- the gatB gene encoding Asp-tRNA(Asn)/Glu-tRNA(Gln) amidotransferase subunit GatB — MEKYEIVIGLEIHAELCTESKLFCNCAYTFGAAANDCTCPICLGMPGTLPVINRRAVEFAVRAGLAMECEITASSKFDRKNYFYPDLPKNYQISQYDIPLCQNGQVTFEFEEETRTVALRRIHLEEDAGKSIHAEVTGDPTRSFMDFNRAGVPLLEIVSEPELHSPEEAIAYCRAVKEILEYIEVSDCNMEEGSLRCEPNLSLRPKGSKELGTRTEIKNKNSFQKLIEAMEYEVKRQARILDAGEEVVQETLLFDASTGKTVAMRGKEEADDYRYFPEPDLVHVEIRDEWVEEIQPTLPELPAARRERFISDYDISSENAEFLTSTRQLAEFFDEAAQLSGEPNACANWMMGDLTRLLNTVEIEIQDSKVTPAHLNELIQLIEDATISGKIAKSVLDDAFASGKMPKEIVSEKGLAQITDTSEIEAIVLQVVEENPGPAQDYRDGTKKAIGFLVGQVMRATRGKANPQLVNQILARVLSTD, encoded by the coding sequence ATGGAAAAATATGAGATAGTTATTGGATTGGAAATCCACGCGGAATTGTGCACAGAGAGTAAACTCTTCTGTAATTGTGCTTATACTTTCGGGGCAGCGGCGAACGATTGCACCTGCCCGATCTGCTTGGGGATGCCGGGAACATTACCGGTCATCAATAGACGCGCGGTAGAGTTCGCGGTTCGCGCAGGCTTGGCGATGGAGTGTGAAATCACCGCTTCCAGTAAATTTGATCGGAAGAACTATTTCTATCCTGACCTGCCGAAGAACTACCAAATTTCGCAATACGACATCCCTTTGTGCCAAAACGGACAAGTAACATTTGAATTTGAAGAGGAAACTCGCACTGTTGCCCTTCGTAGAATTCACTTGGAAGAGGATGCTGGGAAATCCATCCATGCCGAAGTCACTGGCGATCCAACCCGTAGTTTTATGGATTTCAACCGTGCTGGGGTGCCCCTCCTTGAAATCGTCAGTGAACCGGAACTCCACTCTCCCGAAGAGGCTATTGCCTATTGCCGTGCTGTTAAGGAAATTTTAGAATATATTGAAGTCAGCGACTGCAACATGGAAGAGGGAAGCCTGCGATGCGAGCCGAATCTCTCCCTGCGACCCAAGGGCAGTAAAGAACTCGGTACACGCACAGAGATTAAGAATAAAAACTCATTCCAAAAGTTGATCGAAGCAATGGAGTACGAGGTAAAACGGCAGGCGCGAATTTTAGATGCAGGTGAGGAAGTTGTCCAAGAGACACTCCTGTTTGACGCAAGTACGGGCAAAACCGTTGCGATGCGTGGTAAGGAAGAAGCGGACGATTACCGCTACTTCCCTGAACCGGATCTCGTCCATGTCGAAATAAGAGACGAATGGGTTGAGGAAATTCAGCCAACACTCCCCGAACTCCCCGCTGCCCGCCGAGAGCGTTTCATTTCAGACTACGACATCTCGTCCGAAAACGCCGAATTCCTGACCAGTACCCGACAACTCGCTGAGTTCTTTGACGAAGCTGCCCAACTCAGTGGTGAACCTAACGCCTGTGCAAACTGGATGATGGGAGACTTGACACGTCTACTTAACACGGTGGAAATTGAGATTCAAGACTCAAAGGTTACGCCAGCACACCTCAATGAACTCATCCAGTTAATCGAAGATGCGACCATCAGCGGTAAAATCGCTAAATCCGTGCTTGACGACGCATTTGCGTCAGGCAAAATGCCGAAAGAGATTGTTTCGGAAAAAGGGTTAGCGCAGATTACGGATACCTCGGAAATAGAAGCGATCGTCTTACAAGTTGTAGAGGAAAACCCCGGTCCCGCCCAAGATTACCGAGACGGCACGAAAAAAGCGATTGGATTTCTTGTAGGTCAGGTGATGCGTGCCACTCGCGGAAAGGCGAACCCACAACTCGTGAATCAGATTTTGGCGCGGGTTTTATCGACAGATTGA
- a CDS encoding aldo/keto reductase translates to MEIVALGKTGLNVSRLSIGTGSNGWNGRSNQTDLGFETFRDLLLFSYEKGVKFWDSADQYGSHPHVKAALKELPRESVTITTKTTSRTRETVEADVKRFLKEIGSDYVDIVLLHCLTQVDWPQRYPDAMEALARCKEQGLIRAHGVSCHDYGAFQTSAMTEWVEVVLARINHAGVSMDASPADVIRTMEQMAFAGKGIYGMKVLGMGKLAQDAESQREAIEFVMGLPCVHAMTIGMTSESEVEANVAVVNELSEKGI, encoded by the coding sequence ATGGAAATTGTAGCATTAGGAAAAACAGGTTTAAACGTTTCACGGCTTTCAATTGGAACCGGATCAAATGGTTGGAATGGTCGTTCAAATCAGACAGATTTAGGATTTGAAACGTTCCGGGACCTATTGCTGTTTTCTTATGAAAAAGGTGTAAAGTTTTGGGATTCCGCCGACCAGTACGGAAGTCACCCACACGTCAAGGCAGCCCTGAAAGAATTACCGCGTGAGAGTGTCACTATCACCACAAAAACTACATCTCGAACGCGAGAGACCGTAGAAGCAGACGTAAAGCGATTTCTCAAAGAAATCGGCTCTGATTATGTGGATATTGTACTGCTCCACTGTCTCACGCAGGTAGACTGGCCACAACGCTATCCAGATGCTATGGAAGCACTCGCACGTTGTAAGGAACAGGGATTGATTCGGGCGCACGGCGTATCTTGTCACGACTACGGTGCGTTCCAAACCTCCGCGATGACAGAATGGGTCGAAGTTGTGTTGGCACGGATTAATCACGCCGGGGTTAGCATGGACGCATCGCCTGCTGATGTTATCCGAACAATGGAACAGATGGCATTTGCTGGCAAGGGTATTTACGGTATGAAAGTCTTAGGTATGGGGAAACTGGCACAAGATGCGGAGAGCCAGCGGGAAGCAATTGAATTTGTGATGGGGCTTCCATGTGTACACGCGATGACCATCGGTATGACTTCTGAGAGTGAAGTGGAAGCGAATGTTGCTGTCGTTAACGAACTGTCGGAGAAGGGTATTTAG
- a CDS encoding transglycosylase SLT domain-containing protein → MSAALDTIIIQKFFLGLLALVYGCLSIGISVSADEVRSAAWQEAFALVDKGNRRKAVLKLEALLQTDLSESEKLEIHHALGYNYEKLRNRPKAVGHYARVATRSYPLADYAVYRLAKLYEDMNNNTRAIKWYAQLVEDYPTSFYLLKAKWALSQLHLEQKKYAAAKPHLVDLVDHPHYARAVNFGLARCNEEFGDISAAFEAYRELITEKHSDGVAEEALGRLKQLVRTNKTLKLTPTDRLNCGLVFFSHKQWRAAVAELELIPKTVEFNLRAHALYLIGQSYQGRKWYNTAIKRFEAVIALGDKNKYITRATYQIAQCYRRKGHIRTAITRLENFVKTYAWSELVDDALYDIAQLREKQGKSELALDAYSRLIKVAPKSPYADVAAWRTGWKRFDERRYEESYNAFKVLKENFPGNRYAMGAHFWMAKIRERQNKPALAHKLYKEVAEADYWYYTARAKVILDISIPALDPKAVQDAKLPARAECPPQVSVLMELRLYDDAITQLNEHINTTPLSERKCFYDLITCYEGLAMYDKARKATEQSLKNPAFANATRVDLETLQQKLYPRYYADTVEKYAKLYNVDTFLVAAMILEESRYNAAAVSWAGAIGLMQIMPATGRELAQQLKIRRFRTSMLKQPDVNIRMGTKYIGDLNSWFDDNAMLVIGAYNGGPGRMRRWVKSKNIKDIDEFVEKITIRETRLHIKKVIDSHDRYVALYGKTKEPPAMNSATEIGEKRLEGF, encoded by the coding sequence TTGAGTGCTGCGTTAGATACTATCATAATCCAAAAGTTTTTTTTAGGTTTGCTCGCGCTGGTTTACGGCTGCTTATCCATCGGAATATCGGTTTCAGCTGATGAGGTTCGTAGTGCTGCATGGCAAGAGGCTTTCGCATTGGTTGATAAAGGTAACCGCAGAAAAGCAGTCCTGAAACTGGAGGCTTTATTGCAAACCGACTTGTCTGAGTCAGAAAAGCTTGAAATTCATCATGCACTCGGCTATAACTATGAGAAGCTTCGGAACCGTCCGAAAGCGGTTGGTCACTACGCACGAGTTGCCACGCGGAGTTATCCGCTGGCGGATTATGCTGTTTATCGCTTAGCAAAACTTTACGAAGATATGAATAACAACACGCGGGCGATAAAGTGGTACGCGCAGCTTGTTGAAGATTATCCTACAAGTTTTTATCTCTTAAAGGCAAAGTGGGCTTTATCGCAGCTGCATCTGGAGCAGAAAAAGTATGCGGCGGCGAAACCACACTTGGTGGATCTCGTCGATCATCCACACTATGCGAGAGCGGTCAACTTCGGCTTGGCACGCTGTAATGAAGAATTTGGTGACATTTCCGCAGCGTTCGAGGCTTATCGCGAACTTATTACAGAGAAACACTCCGATGGTGTCGCAGAGGAGGCACTCGGTCGACTCAAACAACTTGTGAGGACCAATAAAACTCTAAAGCTTACTCCGACGGATCGGCTTAATTGTGGTTTAGTCTTTTTTTCTCATAAGCAGTGGCGGGCTGCCGTGGCAGAATTGGAATTAATTCCTAAAACTGTGGAGTTCAATCTACGAGCACATGCGCTCTATCTTATCGGACAGAGTTATCAGGGACGAAAGTGGTATAATACAGCGATTAAGAGGTTTGAGGCTGTGATTGCACTGGGTGATAAGAATAAGTATATTACGCGTGCTACTTATCAAATAGCTCAATGTTATCGTCGGAAAGGACATATTAGAACTGCTATTACTCGACTTGAGAATTTTGTGAAGACTTATGCTTGGAGTGAGTTAGTGGATGATGCATTGTACGATATTGCACAGCTCCGCGAAAAGCAGGGCAAATCGGAGTTAGCACTTGATGCGTATTCACGCTTGATTAAGGTCGCACCTAAGAGTCCTTACGCGGATGTTGCCGCATGGCGAACCGGTTGGAAGCGTTTTGACGAGCGTCGTTATGAAGAAAGTTACAATGCGTTCAAGGTGTTGAAAGAAAACTTCCCCGGAAATCGCTATGCGATGGGCGCGCACTTTTGGATGGCGAAGATCCGCGAACGTCAAAACAAGCCTGCCCTTGCACACAAGTTGTATAAAGAAGTCGCAGAGGCGGATTATTGGTACTACACAGCAAGGGCGAAGGTGATCTTGGATATTTCTATACCTGCGTTAGATCCAAAAGCCGTTCAGGATGCAAAATTGCCAGCACGTGCGGAATGCCCACCACAGGTGTCAGTGTTGATGGAACTTCGGCTCTATGACGACGCAATCACACAATTGAACGAACATATCAATACAACTCCGCTCTCCGAACGAAAGTGTTTTTATGATTTGATCACCTGTTATGAGGGACTCGCGATGTACGATAAAGCGAGAAAAGCAACGGAACAGTCCCTTAAAAACCCTGCTTTTGCAAATGCAACGCGTGTGGATTTAGAGACCCTTCAGCAGAAACTCTATCCACGCTACTATGCTGATACGGTTGAAAAATATGCGAAATTATATAACGTAGACACTTTCTTAGTTGCCGCAATGATTCTGGAAGAGAGTCGATACAATGCAGCGGCAGTTAGTTGGGCAGGCGCGATTGGACTGATGCAGATTATGCCAGCGACTGGAAGGGAGCTCGCACAGCAACTCAAAATTCGTCGCTTCCGAACCTCAATGCTTAAGCAGCCCGATGTTAATATTCGGATGGGGACGAAGTATATAGGAGACCTCAACTCGTGGTTTGATGACAACGCGATGCTCGTAATCGGTGCATATAACGGTGGTCCCGGACGAATGAGACGGTGGGTGAAATCCAAGAATATTAAGGACATTGATGAATTTGTTGAGAAAATTACGATCCGAGAGACCCGACTTCATATCAAGAAGGTCATTGACAGCCACGACCGCTATGTTGCACTTTATGGAAAAACGAAAGAACCGCCTGCCATGAATTCAGCAACGGAAATCGGAGAAAAGCGGTTAGAAGGTTTTTAA
- a CDS encoding DNA methyltransferase, whose translation MSTDNLKYKDETWDFRVADTKEYSHCFHTYPAMMIPQIARKLLKEYGIENGWLLDPYCGTGTSLVEASLFGMHSVGCDINPLVRLIATAKSTPICLSTLDKVLNRLNADLFQVEFGTDKIPDAPIPNILNLTYWFSEEVIKCLAYLRDWINKVEDKTAQNFILVAFSETVREVSYTRNGEFKLYRMPTDKLKDFNPDVFGIFSKKLNRNRQGLAAFLEKRKSVEASVSDANTVQGEFPLPRPLGGYDMVITSPPYGDSHTTVAYGQFSRLAAEWIGLPNARKIDKLAMGGQRSKETLTGSPVSSAIEKIHSVDKKRACEVSAFYIDLERSINSVAQMLSSNATICYVVGNRRVKEVMLPTDAFIVSAFGQHGFTHKATIVRNIPNKRMPKKNSPSNIAGQTSTTMHEENIVVCQRTTHTCL comes from the coding sequence ATGAGCACAGACAATCTGAAATATAAAGATGAAACGTGGGACTTCCGAGTCGCTGATACCAAAGAGTACTCCCACTGCTTCCACACCTACCCAGCAATGATGATCCCGCAAATCGCACGGAAACTTCTTAAGGAGTATGGTATAGAAAACGGATGGCTGCTTGATCCGTATTGTGGGACCGGTACCTCTCTGGTTGAGGCATCTCTATTCGGCATGCACAGCGTTGGATGTGACATTAACCCCCTCGTGCGCCTCATAGCAACTGCCAAATCAACTCCGATTTGCCTATCTACCTTAGACAAAGTGCTGAACAGGTTGAATGCCGATCTCTTTCAGGTCGAGTTTGGAACGGACAAGATACCTGACGCGCCGATTCCGAATATCCTCAATCTGACGTATTGGTTCTCTGAAGAGGTTATCAAATGTCTCGCTTATCTACGTGATTGGATTAACAAGGTAGAAGACAAAACTGCCCAAAACTTCATACTGGTCGCTTTTTCGGAAACGGTTCGTGAAGTCTCCTATACGCGGAACGGAGAGTTTAAATTATACCGCATGCCTACTGACAAACTCAAGGACTTCAACCCAGACGTTTTCGGAATTTTTAGCAAAAAACTCAACAGAAATCGGCAAGGTTTGGCAGCGTTTCTCGAAAAACGGAAAAGCGTTGAGGCATCAGTATCCGATGCAAACACTGTTCAAGGTGAATTCCCACTACCGCGTCCACTCGGCGGTTATGACATGGTGATTACATCGCCTCCTTATGGAGATTCGCATACCACGGTAGCTTATGGACAGTTTTCTCGACTTGCAGCGGAATGGATAGGCTTGCCGAATGCTCGCAAAATCGACAAACTCGCAATGGGTGGGCAGCGTTCAAAAGAAACGCTGACAGGCTCACCAGTATCGTCTGCCATTGAGAAAATTCATTCGGTTGACAAAAAACGAGCGTGTGAAGTGTCAGCGTTTTATATTGATCTTGAGCGTAGCATCAATTCAGTGGCACAAATGCTTTCATCAAATGCTACAATTTGCTATGTTGTTGGCAATCGTCGCGTCAAAGAGGTTATGCTGCCAACTGATGCCTTTATTGTTTCAGCATTTGGTCAGCACGGCTTTACCCATAAGGCAACTATTGTCAGAAACATTCCAAACAAACGGATGCCAAAGAAGAACAGCCCTTCCAATATTGCAGGTCAAACCTCCACAACAATGCACGAAGAAAACATCGTCGTTTGCCAAAGGACGACTCATACATGTCTGTAG